In Microbulbifer agarilyticus, the DNA window GCTGGCGTCAACGAAGAAGCCATTGGCGTGGTAGCGGGTGAACAGGCTGTAGTTGGTCGAGGTGGACTCGATGTCACTCTGGTTGTTTTCCAGGGACAGGTCAGAGCGACTCACCGCGAAGCCCAGTTGCAAATTGTCGCGTAGCGCGTAACCAGCACCGATCAGGCCGCCGTTGCCATCGCCACTGGCGGAAGGTGCCAGGTTGTTGTCGTAATCGCTGCTACCGAATACGCCGCTCACAAACACGCCGCTTTCCGCAGTGCGGTAGCGGCTGCTGGCGAAGCTTTCTTCCAGCGCGGCGGTGTGGCTGCGAGAAGCCTGTACGCCCATGTCGGGCAACTGGCCTGCGACTTGCGCGGCGTTAACCACAGAGGTGTAGTAATCCGCGAGCAGTTCCTGGGCTGCCTGGGTCGGGTGTACGGAATCGTTAAACAGCAGTTTGCTGGCGTCCGGTGCACTGCCGTTCTCGCCGTATACCGGGTGCTCGATACAGCCGTTGCCGTTGTAGCACAGGGTGCTCTGGTCAAATTCATCGGAGAAACCAAGCGCTGCCGGGTTCGCCTGCGCGATGGTAACGATACCTTCCATATCCACCATCAACACGCCGTCGATATCGCGGGCGTCGCCCAATAGGGTGGTGTTAAACAGAGTTACAGCATTGCTGGCTTGAGACAGCGTACCGTCGATGGCAGCCGCGAGCTGCGCGTCAGCTTCTTCCTGGGTGAGCAAACCGCCGGCAACCGCATTGGCGAGCTGCGCCGCTTCCGGGCTGGCTGCTACGGCCTGAGCAACGGCGGCGTACATACCCGGGGTCTTGCTAATGTCGGGGGCGTTGGCCACGAGGATATAGTTGGCGCCGGCATCGGATAGTGCGCCGGCACTGTCTGCCAGCATATTGGCGGCGAGACCGGTCTGTGCTGCAAACTGTTCGGCGGTAATGGAACCACTTAGAGACGCAGTGAAGCCGCTCAGCAGGTCATTGCCGCCGCCGTTAATCCAATACAGCGCTTTGCCATCGGCGCGGCCGCTTGTAGTTTCGAGGTAACCCAGACCCAGTGGGTGGGGATTACCGGTGATGCCGGAGTCGGCGATGATATTGCCAGGTGCTGCGTTGACCGCCGCTTGCCAGGCATCGGCTTCGGCGTTCAGTTGGGCCGCAGTGGCTGCGTCACCGGCCGCTTCCGCCTGAGCCGCGCCCGCGCGCAGTTGCGCAATAACATCCGGGCCCTGCAGCAGGGTCACAAGTTGGGTCAGGTCGGCGTACAGGCCGGTCGCGGTTTCACGGGTGGGGTCCGGCAGCAGAGCGCTGACAAAGTTGTGTGCATTTACGTCGAGGGAACGTCCCTGCGCGGCGAGGTAATCCATATAACCGCGGGTGCCGAGCACGTTAAGTAGCACGTCTGCAGCGCGGTGGCCGCCTACAGCCCAGCCGCCGCCAACGTTTGGCAGAGAAGCTCGTACTTGGGCTTCCGCGGATGCCAGCAGTTCGGCCTCACTTAGGCTTGGGTCTACATCCGGAAGACACAGGTTAAGGCCGGCACAAGACGGGGTGAGCGGCCCCAAGC includes these proteins:
- a CDS encoding autotransporter outer membrane beta-barrel domain-containing protein gives rise to the protein MPNAKRNLAAAIAFASITSGLSTTALADESPFSQVVAFGDSLTDVGNAGVFTSGDDKQAAIDILSQQLGLGPLTPSCAGLNLCLPDVDPSLSEAELLASAEAQVRASLPNVGGGWAVGGHRAADVLLNVLGTRGYMDYLAAQGRSLDVNAHNFVSALLPDPTRETATGLYADLTQLVTLLQGPDVIAQLRAGAAQAEAAGDAATAAQLNAEADAWQAAVNAAPGNIIADSGITGNPHPLGLGYLETTSGRADGKALYWINGGGNDLLSGFTASLSGSITAEQFAAQTGLAANMLADSAGALSDAGANYILVANAPDISKTPGMYAAVAQAVAASPEAAQLANAVAGGLLTQEEADAQLAAAIDGTLSQASNAVTLFNTTLLGDARDIDGVLMVDMEGIVTIAQANPAALGFSDEFDQSTLCYNGNGCIEHPVYGENGSAPDASKLLFNDSVHPTQAAQELLADYYTSVVNAAQVAGQLPDMGVQASRSHTAALEESFASSRYRTAESGVFVSGVFGSSDYDNNLAPSASGDGNGGLIGAGYALRDNLQLGFAVSRSDLSLENNQSDIESTSTNYSLFTRYHANGFFVDASATITDVDYDRIGRHFQLGDQFSDTLYGETSGENTTLDLTAGLNISRGEARFGPFAGVTKVTADVDGYTEAAIDGFTYASADNQQADPFGMNFGSQERRYTTMRFGAFADKAWGDVSAHAQLWYEDTTGTENDMLEVGVKSMTGNMNAMPSYASKDTGLFEDGAGALVGLRWQAAEAIGVSANLTARPNSEHGSINVTYRF